In Luteolibacter arcticus, the following proteins share a genomic window:
- a CDS encoding family 16 glycoside hydrolase, which translates to MDSLIRFGAVLAFCFAGAMAQTPAMKPGVTVWLYETGEEMRELPVLVDGQTPTVSADFDTIDFTGPWASTYGTPLAEHYTGHAWGRMTIATGGTYEFRLTSDDGAKWFLGDDAALVIDNDRPGSNSATATLNLLPGSFRYYVDFYQNTGSSRLLFEWKPPGAASFETVPVGALQTEDGQTHVTSPGLKNYYYQDGEGGTAGGPGDGRPLVGVHPSFDLVNFRPAGFRPAVGGLDFLPDGRLAVSTWDSVGAVYLLDHLDNPAAVTVHRFAEGLGEPLGLRVIDGVIHVTQKQEVTKLIDLDGDDVADEYQAVAHGWPASFNYHEFTFNLVRKDGFLWVTTSVPLRNGSTAYLPGSQPAFPVPDGPGSLLKIDPVARTWQAVASALRTPNGMGLGLDGELFAGDNQGDWLPSSRINHLKPGNYYGHRESPDDTRPYTRPALWLPHGEISNSPAEPTLIPTGTFAGQMLFAELTHGGVNRVFMEKVRGEYQGAVFQFTQGLESGMNRLVWGPDGSLYIGGLGAGGNGNWKSTTSGLQRLRPNGKQTFEMKSVRARADGFLVEFTQPVPYSVAAKPSNYVLQQYRYVPESTYGGPKRDVETLTATRVDVSQDRRKVFVKIPGLKEDRVLALRLKDFMNDAHVAPWATEAWYTLNLLPVAVGPDFVPMVAPEEPDSPVPPADAAIYEAETAVRVGPISNTEHAGYTGTGFADYGSTIGETVTWTIPAEQAGPHWISFRYANGTTTNRPLSLTVNGELVHAGIPFGGSGGWPTWIYTDGLSVNLVEGMNTIRLTTTLATGPNVDHLYVCGPPVTPPPGATVLFDGTAASLANHWKRDANGGAPSWMVSAGAMAVALNPSPNDISTITGFRDFQLHLEWLSPPGGAGQEAGNSGVKLQRSYELQVLNTPITQAPQTDSAGAIYLQKPVDVNASLGAGRWQSYDIDFTAARWDGVVKTAHARVTVRWNGMLVHDNVAITGPTGASLAESPGLHPILLQAHTSGASGPVRFRNVWVVPKVSPQEQWESWIDENGLEGADRDPDRDPDHDGMKNLWEYATGGHPNSSDLFTVSGEPRTPQMAVKDEADDRYLEFSFVRRADSIERGVDFLIEISSTLAANSWASRAWSLAGPPEAIGDGSLEKITLRVDESVAGSTQMFARLRAVLRD; encoded by the coding sequence GAGCACTACACCGGCCATGCTTGGGGCCGCATGACGATTGCCACCGGCGGCACGTATGAATTCCGCCTCACCAGCGACGATGGCGCGAAGTGGTTCCTCGGCGACGACGCGGCGCTGGTCATCGACAACGACCGGCCCGGCTCGAACAGCGCGACCGCGACGCTGAACCTGCTGCCGGGAAGCTTCCGCTACTACGTCGATTTCTATCAGAACACGGGTTCGTCGCGCCTCTTGTTCGAATGGAAGCCGCCGGGTGCCGCGTCATTCGAAACCGTGCCGGTTGGCGCGCTGCAGACCGAGGACGGGCAGACGCATGTCACCTCGCCGGGGCTGAAAAACTACTACTATCAGGACGGCGAAGGCGGCACCGCCGGTGGCCCGGGCGATGGCCGTCCTCTGGTCGGCGTCCATCCGAGCTTCGACTTGGTGAACTTCCGGCCCGCGGGTTTCAGGCCCGCGGTGGGCGGCCTCGATTTCCTGCCGGATGGACGGCTGGCGGTTTCCACGTGGGACTCCGTGGGCGCGGTCTATCTGCTCGACCACCTCGACAATCCGGCTGCGGTGACAGTGCACCGTTTCGCGGAAGGACTCGGCGAGCCGCTCGGACTCAGGGTCATCGATGGCGTCATCCACGTGACGCAGAAGCAGGAAGTCACCAAGCTGATCGACCTCGATGGCGATGACGTGGCGGACGAATACCAGGCGGTCGCCCACGGCTGGCCGGCGTCCTTCAACTACCACGAGTTCACCTTCAATCTCGTCCGCAAGGACGGCTTCCTGTGGGTGACCACGTCGGTGCCGTTGCGCAATGGCAGCACGGCGTATCTGCCGGGATCGCAGCCCGCGTTTCCGGTGCCGGATGGGCCGGGATCGCTGTTGAAAATCGATCCGGTAGCGCGGACCTGGCAAGCGGTGGCGAGCGCCTTGCGGACGCCGAATGGCATGGGCCTTGGCTTGGACGGCGAGCTTTTCGCAGGCGACAACCAAGGTGACTGGCTCCCGTCGTCGCGGATCAATCACTTGAAGCCCGGGAACTACTATGGACATCGTGAAAGCCCCGACGATACCCGGCCCTACACGCGTCCGGCACTGTGGTTGCCACACGGTGAAATCTCGAATTCACCGGCCGAGCCGACCTTGATCCCGACGGGTACCTTCGCCGGGCAGATGCTTTTCGCCGAGCTCACCCACGGTGGCGTAAACCGGGTCTTCATGGAAAAGGTCCGCGGCGAGTATCAGGGCGCGGTCTTCCAATTCACCCAAGGGCTTGAATCCGGCATGAACCGTCTCGTCTGGGGTCCGGATGGCTCGCTCTACATCGGCGGCCTTGGTGCCGGCGGAAACGGGAACTGGAAGAGCACGACCTCCGGCTTGCAGCGCCTGCGGCCGAATGGAAAGCAGACCTTCGAGATGAAAAGCGTCCGCGCGAGGGCCGATGGGTTCCTCGTCGAGTTCACGCAGCCGGTGCCGTACTCGGTCGCCGCGAAACCCTCGAACTACGTCCTGCAGCAGTATCGCTACGTCCCCGAGTCCACCTATGGCGGACCGAAGCGCGATGTGGAAACTCTAACAGCGACCCGCGTCGATGTTTCGCAAGACCGGCGGAAGGTCTTCGTAAAGATCCCCGGGCTGAAGGAAGACCGGGTGCTCGCGCTGCGGCTGAAGGACTTCATGAATGATGCGCACGTCGCGCCGTGGGCGACGGAGGCGTGGTACACGCTGAATCTTTTGCCGGTGGCGGTAGGACCGGATTTCGTGCCGATGGTGGCCCCGGAGGAACCGGACTCGCCGGTGCCTCCGGCGGATGCCGCGATCTACGAGGCGGAGACTGCCGTGCGCGTCGGGCCCATTTCTAACACCGAGCACGCGGGCTACACCGGCACCGGCTTCGCCGACTACGGCTCGACGATTGGCGAGACGGTCACGTGGACCATTCCGGCCGAGCAAGCGGGCCCGCATTGGATCTCCTTCCGCTACGCGAACGGCACCACCACCAACCGGCCGCTTTCTCTAACAGTGAACGGGGAGCTGGTTCATGCTGGCATTCCTTTTGGAGGATCGGGCGGATGGCCGACGTGGATCTACACCGACGGACTCAGCGTCAATCTGGTGGAGGGCATGAACACCATCCGCCTGACCACCACGCTCGCGACCGGCCCGAACGTGGACCACCTGTATGTCTGCGGACCACCCGTCACGCCGCCGCCCGGAGCGACGGTGCTTTTCGATGGCACCGCGGCTTCGCTCGCGAATCACTGGAAACGCGACGCGAATGGAGGTGCCCCTTCGTGGATGGTCTCGGCCGGTGCCATGGCAGTGGCGCTCAATCCCTCGCCCAACGACATCTCGACGATCACCGGCTTCCGGGATTTCCAGCTCCACCTTGAATGGCTCTCGCCGCCGGGCGGTGCGGGTCAGGAAGCAGGGAACTCGGGCGTGAAGCTTCAGCGCAGCTATGAACTCCAAGTCCTCAACACGCCCATCACCCAAGCGCCGCAGACGGACTCGGCAGGCGCGATCTACCTGCAAAAGCCGGTCGATGTGAATGCCAGCCTCGGAGCCGGGAGGTGGCAAAGCTATGACATCGATTTCACCGCGGCGCGCTGGGACGGCGTCGTGAAGACCGCCCATGCCCGCGTCACCGTCCGCTGGAACGGGATGCTGGTGCATGACAACGTAGCGATCACGGGCCCCACCGGCGCGTCCTTGGCGGAGAGCCCGGGACTGCATCCGATCTTGCTCCAGGCGCACACCAGCGGGGCGTCGGGCCCAGTGCGCTTCCGCAATGTCTGGGTGGTGCCAAAGGTCAGCCCGCAGGAACAATGGGAGTCGTGGATCGATGAAAACGGACTCGAAGGAGCCGACCGGGATCCCGACCGGGATCCCGACCATGACGGGATGAAGAACCTGTGGGAATACGCCACCGGCGGCCATCCGAACTCGTCGGATCTTTTTACAGTCTCCGGCGAACCGCGCACGCCGCAGATGGCCGTGAAGGATGAAGCCGACGACCGCTACCTGGAGTTTTCCTTCGTGCGGCGGGCCGATTCCATCGAACGCGGCGTGGATTTCCTGATCGAAATCTCATCGACGCTCGCCGCGAACTCGTGGGCCTCGCGGGCATGGAGTCTCGCCGGGCCGCCGGAGGCGATCGGCGATGGCAGCTTGGAAAAGATCACGCTGCGAGTGGACGAATCCGTCGCGGGTAGCACGCAGATGTTTGCGCGCTTGCGGGCGGTGCTGCGGGATTGA